The Nitrosomonas sp. PY1 genomic sequence GTGAGTCCGGCAATAACTTCCGTTGGAATTTGAGGAATCTTGATTGGCAACAGGCCCTGGCCAATTTTTAAAAAAGGCAATTTTGGAAAAATTTTTTTCACGAGTGTTATCAAACTACAGCAGATCGATCAATAAAATACTCCGCTCTATGGGTAGCAGAAATTTTCTTATTTTAATATAACGGTTGAGATTGTTGAATCAGCAGCATCAATAAGTATATCATTTTTAATACAATTATATGATTACTAATGTTAACCATATGGATAGACCGATCGGTATACTTTTTCTAATAAATACGCTAGAATGACGAACAACCAATCGCATATTCTTACAAACGGATGAAAGGTTGATTACCGCCATCCGTGCTTATTATGGAGATCTCCAGCTATGATTAATTTAGCTACCAATATTGTTGTGAACGGACTCGACTCGAACCGGATGCGAGCTGTTCTTGATTCAATCAAAGCGGATAGTCAAGGTGACATCGCTAATCCGAGATTCCAAACAACAGTAGCATGGGATAGCGGTTATCACAGCACGGCACGTGTCACCGATGGTCAATCAGTCATTTCCGATGAGCCCAAGCGGTATGGCGGCGAAGAAGTCGGTGTTACGCCGGAAGATTTACTGTTGGCTGCCATCGGTTCCTGCTTAGTCAATACTTACATTGCTGCATTATCGGCTGCCCATATCAATGTGGAATTCCTGCGAATAAATGTTTCAGGTCGTGTCAATTTTCGGACTGCTTTTGGTTTAGAAGCTGGCGCACCAGGCTACGAAGCAATCAAGATCGCAGTCGATATACAAACCGACGCCCCAACAAAGAAAGTGACTGAGCTCATGGAAAAAGCGTTTCCAGCAGCACCTATTCCTGACACGATTATGCGGCCAGTGCCGATCAATGTTGATATCGTTCATCATTCTGAGAAAGAGTAAGTACATTCATCTTGAATGCATCATTCAGATATCAGACTTAATGAAAGACGTTCGTAGCACGAATTATATATTCATGCGATTCACATTTTTGTGCGTCATCTTTTACATAAACAAACAATAATTGACTATGAAACATAACGACATACATGATGTGATAGTGGTCGGTGCTGGTCCGGCTGGATTGTCGGCTGCATATGAACTAACCAGAATTGGTCTAAATCCACTGGTACTGGAGCGCACACCAGCAGTCGGAGATGTTTGGCGTAATCATTATGATGGCGTATGTTTGAATTCTGGTCGTTATTTTTCCGCATTATCGGGTAGCAAGTTTCCTCTATCCGCTGGTTCTTGGCCTTCGCGTGAAGAGGTAGTACGACTTTTGGAGACATTTCCCTCGCGTGGAGGATTTACGGTTCAGACCAGCATTGATATTGCGCAAGTCAATTATGATCGTGAGCGAAATCTCTGGATTGTTACCAGTAGCGACGGTAAACATTTTGAATCGCGCTGTGTTGTTATGGCAGTGGGCAGTTGCCGCATTCCAATAATTCCTAAATGGGATGGCCTGGAATCTTTTACGGGCGAGATTATTCACTCCTCAAAATTTAAGAGTGCCAAAGACTTTACCGGCAAGCATGTATTGGTAGTAGGCACTGGAAACTCCGCTGCCGAAATTGCCAGTAGGTTAACTAAGTACGCTAGTTCAGTCATCGTATCAGGTAGAACGCCACCCCATATTCTGCCTAAAAGTATTTTCGGAATCCCGCTAATCGCAATTGGCGTGTGGACAAGGCATTGGCCCGCTGCTGCGGTAGATCGCATATTGAATTTTCTACAACGAACGATGGTTGGAGATTTGAGTGCATACGGCCTTCCTTATCCAAACATGCCGCTCTCCCAGCAATTCGATATCAACAATGTCGTACCGATTCTTTACCGTCCTTTTGTTGACGATGTTCGTGCAGGCCGAATCAAAATAGTGGGACCGATCCAGGAAATTACCGGACAAGCTGTGCATGTTCTAAGCACTATGACAGCTTCTCCGAATGGCGAACAAACACTGACTACACTGGAACCTGATGTCATCATCGCAGGAACAGGATTTCGCACCGGTATTTCTAAATTGGTTCAAATTCCCGGTATCGCTGACGAGAAAGATCGATCGCTTATCTCGGGCGACCAAGAATATAAAGATGCACCTCGTCTTTATTTTATCGGACAAATCAATCCATTAAGCGGCCTGCTGCGGGAGATACGCCTTGAAGCCGAGAGAATCGCAAAAAAAATTCAGCAACAACTAAAAGAAAGACGATAATGAAACTTTTCTATCATATTCTTCTACCACCCTGAGAAAGAGAAACGCACTCGAGCTTAGTCATGTTATATCCTGGAATGCAGCAGCACTTGAAAAATAATTCACGAAAAGAGGTCAGTAAAAGAAAATTACTGAACACTGCTTGTCGATTGTTTTGCAAAGAAGGAATCCATGCCACCGGAATCGCCAGAATTATTGAAGAGTCAGGAGTGGCCCGTCGCACCCTTTATCTGCACTTCGGCTCAAAGGAAAATCTGCTCAAAGCCGTCTTCGAGGCTGAAGCAAACATCTGGTTTTGTTGGTTTGACCGAGATCTTCCTGCCATGCAATGTTCCCCCATCGAACGTATTCTGGCTTTATTCGATTTGATGCAAAACTGGTTTTCCAGCAAGGATTTTTATGGCTGCGTATTCATTAATGCGGTTGCCGAGCATGACAAAGGCAATAGCTGGATACAAGAAATTGCCAATCAACATAGGGAAAAAATTAACGCTAAGCTGGAAGCAATGGTCATGGAAAGCGGCGCGAAGGATCCCGAATTAGTAACAGAAAAATTGAGTCTTTTGATTGACGGTACTATCGTAACCGCCATGGTAACTGGCAAAGGTGAAGTCGCCCACATTGGACGATTGGCTGCCGAAGACATTCTGCGAAGCACTACCAGTACTTCACATCAAGAAACGTAGAATAAGATATCAATTCACTTTAAAAAAGCAAGGCATCTCTTGAATGGGCCGCTCTGACAAAAATGCTACAAACGCTTAACATTCACGCGGCAAACTCGTCGTTCGTTCTAAAAGGAAAATCTCAATGCAATGGCTAATCGTCTTATTATTCATTTCAGCCGCTTTAGGGTTCTGGTTTTTTTACCGGCAACAAAAATCATTGTCTTTGCATCAGGCAGCGCCGGATTTCAGCCTAGCTGATCAAGCTGGGAAAACACGCACACTTGAAGATTTCCGAGGTAAATGGTTAGCCTTGTATTTTTATCCCAAAGACGATACACCGGGATGCACTAAACAAGCATGCGGTTTTCGTGACGAACTGCAAGAATTAGTCGATTTGGGCGCACAAGTAGTCGGTATCAGCGTTGACAGTTCGGATAGTCACGCACACTTCGCCGAGAAATTCCAATTGCAATTTCCACTCTTGGTCGATGCAACTGGCGAAGTCGCCAGGACTTATCATTCGCTGATTCATTTGGGAATCATAAAATTTGCCCGCCGTAATACCTTTCTCATTGACCCGCAGGGCAAGATCGCGCGAATTTATCACTCTGTAAACGCAGCGCATAATGCAGGCGAGGTAAAAAATGATTTAAAAATGCTACAAAACAAAGTCACTCCGTAATAAGAAATCTTTAGTTATTGTATATATTGATTTATATTATAAACCCTATAGTTCTACAAGGTTCAACCATGCCAATAAACGACTCGGCTGTTGCGAATGAAAACGCAGCAAATGCAACTTTAGATATACGCAAAGATATCGTGCTCGATGCACAGTTTGATCAACCTTATGTCATCATGAATGCCCTGGCAGGAATTATTGCCAGCTATGCACTACTGGCAGGCAGCGTATCCGGTGTAATTGGCGCCATGTTAGTTGCTATGCTGCTAGGTCCCATCGCCGGCCTATCTTTATCATTGGTCGATGGGGATTATGCATTGTTTAAGAAGTCTTCGTTATCGTTGGCTGGTGGTGTGGGCATTGTTGCATTATGTTCTTTGATCATTGGTCTAATACATTACGACATGCCCATAAGCGGTGAAATGCTGGCACGAACTAATCCTAATTATTTAGACTTAATGATCGCACTCGCTGGCGGTGCAGTCGGAGCATATGCGGTAGTTTCTCCACGCATTCCAAACGCAATTGTTGGTGTTGCAATTGCAACCGCTTTGGTTCCGCCACTATGCACCGGAACGATTTTCATCGCCCGCGGTGATTGGGAACATGTATTTGGGGCCTACCTGCTAACAGGTACGAACATTATCGCCATTCAATTCGCCTCATCGATAGTGCTATGGTTGTGTGGTTTTCACAAAGTCGTTGATCGCTTCTATAGCAACCACAAAGTCATTTGGTTGAATGGCATTACGATTATACTGTTGGCTCTATTGTTTGTAACACTCGGCACGAACACTAAGCTACTGGTTGACAAAGTTAGCTTTGAAACAAAGGTTCGCAATGTGCTAGCAAGAGAAATGAGTTCTTATCCTGGTGCATACGTAAGTGAAACGAGAATTGCCGTGGAAAATGGAAAGACCGTTATTCGTGCCGTGATACGAAGCCCTAATAGTTTTTCCCCTGAAAATGTGGCCACGATTGAGTCTAAATTACCCGACTCACCGGATCGTCTACCGATCGAACTGCGTTTGCGTCACATTGCAGTAGAGGTTATAACAAAAAACGGCTTGGTTTTTGATACTGAAATGTCACAGATGGCTAAAGCTGATGACAAAAGCAAGCATCTCTTTTTCACATTCCGATAAAGTATATATACAATATTAATCACTGAATAATTCACCACACAGCATTTTTCCGCAAATAAGCCAAGAATAATTCCTTCAAACCGGAAATACTCAGCTTTGACTGATTATTCCTGGTTCACGTGGAGTGAATTGGCTGAAAAATACCAATAAAAACAGCAATCTGAAAATGTATCAAAGGGCTTTTGCAAAGGCCTCACCTTCAGCGATCAATAGGGCGATTGATTGGGTTGCGTCGAAATCAACACCCCATTTTCTGCAGAGAGGGTGTATGCGGTACCGTTTTGCCCCACCCAGTTTGCCAGATCGAAAGTACCTTGGGCATTGAGGCGATAGACATTGATATTTCTATAGGTGAGCGGCGTATTCTCTTGGCAGGTTTCGGGTATCTCGGTGGTTGCCAGAAAATAGACATTACTGACTCCCGCAACAGTGGCTTGACCTTCGGCATCGATGAGCAAGGCTGTTTGTTCATCGATCGTGATACTTCGCGGTAAGGATAGCCATCCAAAATCATAAATACGGCATAGAAACGCCAGATCACGTCCCATTCGATCTCGGGTTATGAGATGCGCATCGCCGATGATACCTTCCAAAAAGGGTATTTTGAGATCGAACTGATTATCCAGCGTGATGTATTTGTTGAACGGATTTTCCAGTGCTTGAGT encodes the following:
- a CDS encoding OsmC family protein; the encoded protein is MINLATNIVVNGLDSNRMRAVLDSIKADSQGDIANPRFQTTVAWDSGYHSTARVTDGQSVISDEPKRYGGEEVGVTPEDLLLAAIGSCLVNTYIAALSAAHINVEFLRINVSGRVNFRTAFGLEAGAPGYEAIKIAVDIQTDAPTKKVTELMEKAFPAAPIPDTIMRPVPINVDIVHHSEKE
- a CDS encoding NAD(P)/FAD-dependent oxidoreductase — translated: MKHNDIHDVIVVGAGPAGLSAAYELTRIGLNPLVLERTPAVGDVWRNHYDGVCLNSGRYFSALSGSKFPLSAGSWPSREEVVRLLETFPSRGGFTVQTSIDIAQVNYDRERNLWIVTSSDGKHFESRCVVMAVGSCRIPIIPKWDGLESFTGEIIHSSKFKSAKDFTGKHVLVVGTGNSAAEIASRLTKYASSVIVSGRTPPHILPKSIFGIPLIAIGVWTRHWPAAAVDRILNFLQRTMVGDLSAYGLPYPNMPLSQQFDINNVVPILYRPFVDDVRAGRIKIVGPIQEITGQAVHVLSTMTASPNGEQTLTTLEPDVIIAGTGFRTGISKLVQIPGIADEKDRSLISGDQEYKDAPRLYFIGQINPLSGLLREIRLEAERIAKKIQQQLKERR
- a CDS encoding TetR/AcrR family transcriptional regulator; this translates as MKNNSRKEVSKRKLLNTACRLFCKEGIHATGIARIIEESGVARRTLYLHFGSKENLLKAVFEAEANIWFCWFDRDLPAMQCSPIERILALFDLMQNWFSSKDFYGCVFINAVAEHDKGNSWIQEIANQHREKINAKLEAMVMESGAKDPELVTEKLSLLIDGTIVTAMVTGKGEVAHIGRLAAEDILRSTTSTSHQET
- a CDS encoding peroxiredoxin; translation: MQWLIVLLFISAALGFWFFYRQQKSLSLHQAAPDFSLADQAGKTRTLEDFRGKWLALYFYPKDDTPGCTKQACGFRDELQELVDLGAQVVGISVDSSDSHAHFAEKFQLQFPLLVDATGEVARTYHSLIHLGIIKFARRNTFLIDPQGKIARIYHSVNAAHNAGEVKNDLKMLQNKVTP
- a CDS encoding DUF389 domain-containing protein — encoded protein: MPINDSAVANENAANATLDIRKDIVLDAQFDQPYVIMNALAGIIASYALLAGSVSGVIGAMLVAMLLGPIAGLSLSLVDGDYALFKKSSLSLAGGVGIVALCSLIIGLIHYDMPISGEMLARTNPNYLDLMIALAGGAVGAYAVVSPRIPNAIVGVAIATALVPPLCTGTIFIARGDWEHVFGAYLLTGTNIIAIQFASSIVLWLCGFHKVVDRFYSNHKVIWLNGITIILLALLFVTLGTNTKLLVDKVSFETKVRNVLAREMSSYPGAYVSETRIAVENGKTVIRAVIRSPNSFSPENVATIESKLPDSPDRLPIELRLRHIAVEVITKNGLVFDTEMSQMAKADDKSKHLFFTFR